In Podospora pseudopauciseta strain CBS 411.78 chromosome 2 map unlocalized CBS411.78m_2, whole genome shotgun sequence, the genomic stretch GAGCCTGACTGCCTACTTCGCATAGCCCGTCGTGAAATATAAAATCTCCTTACCTCCTCTCCGTCTACAGACTGTAGAACCTGTTCATCATTGTCGCCCCTGCAGTCACAGCGCCATGATCAAAACAAATAcaccaaaacaaccaccaccatcaccaccaccaccatcaagtCCTACAGACAGTGAGTACACTCTTCAGCGACAGCACAATCGCGACCTCCTGGCCTTCACCCATCTACACAATGATGTCTTTCATAAAATTGTATAAAAGCCAAAGTCCAAACCCCTGTGTAACACCgaccctccctcccccttgtcCACACAGCATGACATAAAACCCTCCCCCTTAACTaaccccttcaacccagAACCAAATCAACAAACCAATCCAACGCGCACCTACTTCCAACCGTTTCACAACATATCACCTTCCCCAGCCCAGTTACACAGCCCATATCACAACCCTGCCATCCCTCATGCAcctacccaccaccacctccaacaacaacccatccCCATTCACACATCCAACCCCGCCCTATCATTCATCATACACTTCTCACAATCACAAACCCAAAAACTCCAGACACCAATCATCCATTCATTCACCTCTacccaacatcatcatccgtTCATGACTCATCCGGCTGTCTCTTCGTACACattccccccatctccatcatcatcatcatctcgtGTCAAAAAGGCCATGCCATACTGCTGGTATCTTCTCCCCTACACACCCTGCTCATGAACTTCGTCAAGGTCTAATAACCTGtcccaaaaagaaaccaaCTAAAACCATCCATCCCAATATATCAACGAAAAAGCTTAAcggaaagagaagagaagaaaagaaatcaTCGTAACCCACCCGCCCCCTTTGTACCCCGCTTGCTATGCCCGAGCCGACACAAAGACAGAAAATGCCACCATCCCGAAAAGCCCAAGCCCACAATGCCATGGTTTAACCCCAAAAGAAATGACAGCcatataaaaaagaaaatttcGTCAAGTAAGGTATACAGCCCTgccctcttctctctcatGTTGTGTTTCTCAGTTTTCTTCCCTCTTGATATAAGGCTTCCCTCGTCGTCCGTGTCCGCCCGGTGGGGGGGTGTTAATCGCTGCCAGTCCTCTAGGTCCCACCATCCTGTTTTCTATTTCGTTAGTCAGCTGTCCTTCCCTTTCTTCCCCGCCTCTGCCAGCCAGAGTAAAGACTTACCAATCCTGCATGGCCAACCACTCGCTCCAcgccgcctcggccgcctGAATCTCCTTCTCCGTCGTGTTTTGCAACGGCTTCAAAAATGGTATCGTCTCCTCTGCCCCCATGTCATACGCCGCCTTGACATCCAGCCAGCTGTTGCTCTTTGTCGCAAACAGATAattcctcctctcctgctcGTGGAACTGCCCTATCCCTCTCTGCCAGTCGTCCCCAAAGAACCCATGGAGCACGGCCGGAAAGTCAAACCCGGTCGCCACCAGTCGGCGGATATACGGTAGCAGCGAGATGTGGGATGGGAATCCCCCTAACAGACCTGCCCCCCCGGGCCCAGCCATCCCCGGTCCAACACCGGCTGCTCGACCCGACGAGCCCTGTGCGCCAAACCCGGCAGCTAATCCAGGGCCACCACCCGAAGGGGAATTGGCCTGCGAGGACAAGACGGGATTTGTGGATCTCTGAAAGGGCAGCTGGATGTTGACAAAGGCCGCGAGGGCCTGGATCGGACCTTCGTACTGGGCGTGGTCGAGAAAGTATCGCAAACAGGACTGGAAGTAGGGATGCCACTCGAAGATGTCGAACTGGGCGTCGGCAAAGGGCTGGACGGGAGGACTGTTACTAAAGTTCTGAGACGACCGGCACGAAGAGGGCTCGTTGTGAGGATAATAGAAGGCTGGAGCCGGCCCGGAGGGAGACCAAAATACCTGTTCCCCTTGGAAGTTGTCACCTGGCCGAGGCATCGCCATGGTCGGTGTTGGTTTCGTTGGACGAACGGGGGGTGTTCGATGTTCCAAGTCCCTGAAGTGGAGAACTGTGTTGGTGTCAGCAGTGTTGGTTGTCAACACACACAATTGCACACGAAAGCCAAGAGAGCAAAGCAGATGGTTCAGTACCCAGGAGTCCAACGTGTCTAATAACACAATTCTTGAAGGGAGACAGCCTGAGCAGCGGGTGGTTTGTTGGTCGTCTTCGCTCTCAGACCTCTTCTCGAATGTTGGAAGGATGGAAGCGTCCACTGCTCGCGTGTGAATCTGCACTGAACTGTCGGCAACAACAGCCTGGTACAGGTCGGTTGGAACGTTGATCAAGCGAGGTACTGCGCTACAGCTGGAAATAGATACAGCATGAAAGATTGCCACCAGGCGGACACGGGGGAGGTCTGGGGATAAgatggggggatgatgaATGGGGGCGGCAACTGCGTTAGGGCGCTTGGGAGGGATCCTTTTTATAGCCGCCCACGCTTGACCAAACTTTGGGACGACGTGCATATGCCTGCCCCGGGAAAAAtagcaagaaaaaaaaacgtgTTGCGTGAGAGGACAATGCAGCCCACAGGACAACAACGCTCAAGAGCCTGCGACCCTGACGAAGCCAAGACAGCCTGACGGCAAGGCGAGGATGCCGCTGCAGCTGAGCCGTAGTTAGCTCCCGGGGAGAGAACAGGGTCCACGGTACCTGGTGCACAGCTGCGGAAGATTCGTAAGATCagtggggatgatgatgatcaacAGGATCCAAGAAGCTCTCATCGACCTACACACCGACTCTAGGCAGGGGGTATGCCATGCGCGGTACAGGGCAGGACCAGCATGACCAGCTTCGGGTCCGAGGGGGTCGATGCCTGCTACAGCAATCGATGGGCTTGTCGTAGAGCGCGTAGACGTATCATAGGCTGGTCATGGTGTCATCCGAAGTGGTCAATTAGCTGCTGATGACCAGAAGTAGTGGGAGAATCAGACAGGAGAGGCTCGATGCTGCCGACTTTCCGTGTCGGACTTCATCATCGGCAGCCAGGCACACCCGCCAGGGGCACAAAAGACAAGACGGAGAGGCTGTGGGAGAAGGGCGAATAAGGCTAgacaggggggggggggtagcTTCGTACCTACAACCTCTGATAGAGCTGCTGTTTGAGAGATAGTCTAAGCAAGGTGTGATATTGGTTCACGTATAGGCACGGGAGTCGGCTCTTGAGTAAATACCAAGGGTAGCAGCCAAGGGTAGCAGTTTTGttaggtggtggtgatatgtCGAGGCATGTCGAGTCGTTGGTGAGCAATAGTTGCGGACACTCCATCCAGAGGTCTGGCGGGGTGGAGAGTTGGGATGAGGCGCATCCAGGGTCCTTGGGGGTTGCCGGTCCGGGATCTGGCGGCCAAATCAAGATCCAGCATGGAAGCCGGCAGGGGCGTCGATGATGGCCCAGGATTGTCCAGGATGTGTTGGAGAAAGGCTGGAAAAAGAGGGCTGGGCGCGCCCGAGTCTCTGGGCCGCTGCAACCCTCTCACCCATCCCCCCTGTTCCGTGCGAAGCGGGCGGCGTCTGCTTCAGCTTCTGTGGCTCCGAGGGGCTAGACTAGCTCGTTTGAGCAAATGTTGCATCTTCTTTTGCCGATTACCAAAGCGACATGTGGTATAAatgtgttgttgctgttgttgttgtgagtGGGAGAGCGGGAGACGGGAGTGGCAGGCGGTTCCCTCTTTGTCACCCCACTGTCTCTGGCCTGTGTATCCACTATCTGGGCTTGAGCCATGCAAGTAACACGCCACTGGCAACTTCCTTCTGCGAGGTTGCTCGTGCCATATTCAACATGTCGGTTAGGAAAATTTCATGAGGAAGGAGCAGTCTAGAGAATAACTGGGGATAGGAAAGCTCTACGTCATGACTCGGCAGGTGCTACTGCCGGGGGCTGCCTCTCGAGCCTATATTTGAAGTTCCCTGGGCCAAGAGTAACTTGGAGGAAATTCAATGGTGAAAGGCTGGAAGAAACGCTCCGGCAGTCAAGAAGATATCTGAAATAAAATCGCAAGGAGGGCTCCTTTTTGGATTGATATCCGCTGGGGGCAATATTGGCTGTATCATCACCAGTTCTTTTCGCACACAAGAAGTATGACGGTCGGACAAAGTCCCTTCCCTCCAACAATGTCAAGCTGACCGGGGTGAAGGTACACAGTGCGGCGTGGGTCGGTACCCCGGACGGAGCAAGTGGGAGGGGTCGCGGCAATATGGCTTGGCGGCCCACACTGACTTTGACTTCGGCGACCTTCAAGGTTGCTTCCGTTGAGGTGTCTGGtcacttcttcttcctcatgaTCAGCGTCCATGGTTGACGAGTTGTTGAAATTCCCTGATATCCAAATCTTTTCATTTTGGAAAGTAGCTGCAGGGACCAACAAAATGTGTGCCTGTCCGAGTACGGGCCGCGGTACGACGCAGCGCGGCAGCTTGTCAAAGCTTCTCCAGCCTTCATGGAACTGTTACAGGAGAGCACGCATATTCTGTTGCAGCACCTCATACCGCCTGTGACACCTGGCCTGTGCAGCATGTCCTGTGCACCTACATTCTTCTCATGATAACGACGGGATGGGACGAGTTTGAAAAGGTGGCGGCTCCGCGGCTCCGGAGAAATCGTCAACAACCGAATgcaacccccctcttccttcaGCTACGCCAGTATTCGAGCCTTGGAGCAGAAaggcaggaggagagcaagTATTGGTGACGGTCCGTTCTGAGCGATAAGACAGCTCGATGTGGTGAGTTTTTAGTGCACCTTTGATCCGTCCGCTCTGTCAAGACCATGTGCATCGTTCCAAGCGTGTGGTCCGGTGTGACAGCAGGCCGAGTATCATCTGTCGTGCTTCGCCCTCGACCCAGGAGAAATTCCGACATGCAGGTCGACGAACCGCCAATTGTCCAATATGAACCGCTTCCGCTGATGCTGTGATGGATGTCAatcaaaaaataaaaaaaatgcATAATGAACCCCCGAGGTCTTTCGGACACTTATCTTTACCAAGCACTCTCCTTCTTTTGGGGAACACAACTTTGTCACCGAGAGAGACTCCGAGGTAGGCTCGATTGCGGCCGGCGCACAGATACTTGGGTTGCAGCCGCTTGAACTTTGATATCTTCGGGACGCTCTCTTTTTGGTTCAAGAACACACGCCGCGTTTCCAATAGCACGCCTCGGCTCTCTAGCATCCTAACAACCCATATGCTCATCAAGTGTTGGTGCCATCTGAGAGATTTTGTGCACGCTTCAAGACGACAACAAATAATTCCAAAAGTATGTCACCGGCGCCCGCACTCGCACTGTGGGTAGTCGGCAAGCCTGCGGATCACACCAAACCCTAAAGGGTTAGGAGGAAGATCGTGAACCTGGATCCTGGGAATTAGGTGCGCAATTAAtggcggcttcggcttcaGCTACCGACGCTCCGAATCTGTAGAGAGCATGTACAGCTGAAAAATACATGCCACTTGCGCAAGTTCTGGTGAAGATCCGCGTACTCCGGTGAAGAGGACTCATTTCAGAGGGCGAGAGGCCGGCGCTCCAATGCAAGGGCGGAGACAGCAAATGACTCTGATTCTGCAATGAAAAGGCAGGAAGCGAGCATGTTGAGGTCTAGACCACAACCTGGAACTCCCTCAACTTTCCTCAGCATCATGGCCCAATTCCGTTCTGAATGTATCGCCTCGTCTGATTGGTCAGGTTCAAGGTGGGCTACTGATGGGAGAAAAGCAACGACGTGCCTTggcaccacccaccacatgGACCCTTGCATCTTGACCTTTTGCGATTTGCAAACTgttttgctttcttttttttgtttccggATCAGAGGTTGCAGGCAACCATGAGAGCCAGAAACCCTCAAGCATCTTGACAAATCCGAGTCCCCCTCTTCAGGGAGATGGCACGCTTGCTTAATTCAACCCAGTCCCACTCgaacccccaacaccacacacacatgaCGTGATGCGTCCTGCTTTTTTattcttctcaacctcggGCCTCTCGTCCCCCTTCTATCCGGTCAGCCAGTGCCCTTCCATTTTCTCCCATGGACTAGTAGGACACCAATCAGATGCCTCGGCGAGATCCCCCACGCCCATCTTTATCGAACTGATGCACACAGGCAATCAAGTCCAAACAGCCTCGCGGTTCCTGCGCCGTCGTTTTCATGGCTTTCATGGGACCGGCTTTTCTGTCTTGCAGAGCCCTTGTCTCAGCTTTACCGTTGACATGTTCCACCGTGTTTCCGTGGCTCTGTCGACTGCCTTGTGTCTAATGAAAGGGGTCGGTACACGAATTCTATCGAGGGTTGGCACTGACAGACGCTTGAAATACCACGATCCCCGGACTTTGCTGAACCCTTCTGCGATCTCACTCGGTACGAGAAAATCAACTTTCCGGAAAACAGGCGTCATGGCCGCTTCGACACCACGACGCTGTGGGCTCAGCCTTTTGGGGCAGCTTTGCAAGTTtactccccccccccgcaGATTCCACTCGTTTTAGTTCATCGGTTTCAGCGCTTGGCTAACAGGACCATCGGAAAATTCTCCCCGTTCTGGATCTCCTTGCATCATACCTCGAGTGTCGTCTTCGCGTGCGGCTCAAGGAAGCTTGTCGAGGCAATGCCTTGAACATGTGCTTGGCGATGCGTATCGGGTCGGAAGCGTCGATGCCTTCACCATATCAGCAAGCGTGCTCTTAGCAAGTTCTGGTCACGGGGAGTAGCAACTCTCCTGTCTAGAAACCTCAGACCGTGCTCCGATGCGCTGCAAGTTGATTCAACGTCCAAATCAAAGGGTCCAGTGCCATCCCGGCAACCATGGCGCCCCGGGTGCTCGTGGTGGTACGTCTTGAGATATGTTGAGGCGCACGTCATGCATCTCGGTCGCAAGCAGCTGACGCTTATCGACCTCCCGCCAGCATCCGGTCATCTTTACGGAGCTGCAAGACCATCGCCTGCAGCTACCCGTCTTCAGACAGGGGCTATCCCAGATCTCGGGACACGATCAAGAACAAGCTCACCCGCGGCCTGGGATCGTTAGCCGTTGACAGGCTCGCCCTGCCGTGCTGGTTCGCATTAGTGGCCCCCCTTTGAAGagctcttcacctcccccaggACCCCTAAACCCACGGTCCCACCCGAAGAAGAAGTACCCAGCTCTTTCTTAGCGACCGTTTCTGGAGTTGAGACAAGCAGTCCCGTGGACGTCATTCCGCTGTGGCTTCCCGGTGTGATTGGTTTCACTGGTACCTCGACATGCTGCAGCTGTTTCTTCCGAACACATGAGTGCCTTCTCTCTGGGTCGGccatccctccctctcctcgcTTGAATGACGAGGCTCTGTTTCGTTTCGCAGGGCTCATCAGCCAAGACAGACCCCTGGTTGGGATCTTTCATTTTTCAGGGTCCAAGGACAATTTCTTCACTTTCCCAAGGCTGTGTCACCGCACACTTGTTCGGTCATTTTTTCCCAGTTCTTGGTTTTGGACACCGAACCCCCGGCTTGCTCGCCCAGGGCCAAATGCAGCTGGGGACCCTTCAGCCCAATCATTTCAATCGATAGGCAGCACACGGGGGAGAAGCTAAAAAGCTAGGTTTGCGCGCGTTCGATGCTGTCACCTCTTGATCCTGGCCTTCTAGTCGAAAAGTTCGATCACGATGAACCCCTATCTTCTCTCGATCGTGACCCCCCAGGAGATTTATCCTCTGCTGTGGCCCCCAACATTCAGCTGTATGGCTTTGATGCCCGTTCCAAGTTGATGTCATCTCCGCCTGCTGCACGTTTCCCGAGTCCGCAGTCATCGGGGTCTTCAGTCTGGCATCGATCGATAAGCATGGGGAGGTTCAGATAGTTTGCAGATCGATCAATCATAGGAAAGCTGTGTTGTTCAGATCAGATATGACCGAATGATTCTGGAGACCAGTTATCGTCATGAGATGGACATTGCAACAGCCGGTTACGTCACGACGCGGCGGGGGTTTGTGTCCAACTGTGCTGCTgtaacaaaaacaacaacaggaaCACGGAACAGTCATATCTTGGATGCAATTCCAATTCGCTATCTTTCCAGCGTTTATTTCCTTCCTGCTGCAACAACATCTCCATGATCTTCCAACCTCCCTCAGTACATCGTGTACTCTCATGTTTTTGCTCAACCAAGTTGGGGGAGCCTTTAACTGCAATCCTGCTTGGTTCCGCAAGCTCCCTTTACGCTCTGGTCTCGGGCGGTGTAGAGAGTCCATTTGAAGCCCCCTCGGTACAAATATcatactttttttaatttttcatttagtattttatttatatatatatcttctCATGGCCATGATTGATTAGAAATGCTAGACTAATTTTTATACAAGCGATCACTTACCTATGTGCCTGCTCAAACAAGGCATGCTGCGAAAAGAAGGGTCTGTTCGAGTCAAAGGGTGCTTGATTAATGTGCTTGTTGGAGACATCACTTTGGACGCCATGTTAGCGGATGAATCTACCTAGACTGAATCATATGTATTAATGAAAGGCCTTCTCAGGGTGAACAATACAGCTCGTCTCTTTGGAATCAgtaaagggggggttgtctGGGCAGGGTGGATAGAGCACAACACAGATAAGATTTCCTCACACTTTGTAGCCAAGCTTACGTCAACAGATACACAGCTGCCAGCAGCAAAGTGAATTCCGCCAAGTGAATTATCGTGGCCGGCCTCGATAGGTGCATCTTGGGAGCCACCCCCCTGTTGATAGCGCTCGGACCAGCATTTGGGAGCTGTGACGCTAGGGGGGTGCCACTCCAAGGCCAGATTGCACACATCACTTTTTTACGTGATCGACTGTTACACTCTCTGCTCTGCTTGCTTCCAAGCTTCCTCTTGGTACTTGgattttcttcttcattcttctctttctcaacctcgtcaaccCCCCGTCTGGAGCTCGGTACACAATGGTCAACTTCAAGTGGTCTTCTCTTGCTTTGCTCGCTCTGCGCGCCGCCA encodes the following:
- a CDS encoding uncharacterized protein (EggNog:ENOG503P25U); this encodes MAMPRPGDNFQGEQVFWSPSGPAPAFYYPHNEPSSCRSSQNFSNSPPVQPFADAQFDIFEWHPYFQSCLRYFLDHAQYEGPIQALAAFVNIQLPFQRSTNPVLSSQANSPSGGGPGLAAGFGAQGSSGRAAGVGPGMAGPGGAGLLGGFPSHISLLPYIRRLVATGFDFPAVLHGFFGDDWQRGIGQFHEQERRNYLFATKSNSWLDVKAAYDMGAEETIPFLKPLQNTTEKEIQAAEAAWSEWLAMQDWMVGPRGLAAINTPPPGGHGRRGKPYIKREEN